From a region of the Vicingus serpentipes genome:
- a CDS encoding cation:proton antiporter, giving the protein MARLIFRNIFLVSFFLMLSTSLIGSNEHEVAAKDQNTEVSDHHVTNNEATHEEHHTDTSPLFFIIIAVIIGALTRFFFQNSPLPFTVVLLLIGLLLGVLGRFDYLSVFDINGMTFDFSFMDRSIQWAANIDPHLLLYVFLPILIFEAAFAMDVHVFKKTFVNSTIMAVPGIIVAIVLTAFFVVGIYYFGFGLGKWNWTIALLFGSVVSATDPVAVVSILKELGASKKLGTLIEGESLLNDGTAIVIFMVIFVGLSGTVDSDTSPIFEFFRVAFGGVAIGCLIGWLIIKWIKKVFNDMLVEITAIIAAAYLTFFIAEYFFHVSGVLALVAFGLVMASYGKTKISPEVQHFLHEFWELAAFIANTLIFLIVGVVIAERTVFSLNDFILLFAIYIGIFIVRAIVIAMFFPAMKKFGYGITKKDAYVVWYGALRGAIGLALALIVAGSDSIDKEIRDQFLFLTAGIVTLTLLINATTMKMVVEKLGLTKLAPAKILAMHNSNVYLQQSVEKNIENLKTDRYLKRANWKTVRNYMPDFDAMDIPDNIQEQSVLAETRRRILEKEKGSYWHQFKDGLLGGEAYNLLTGDINTILDEKGEVSLSDRGDIENLLKTSSFLSKAQNYPIVGAFAKQLFFEKLIISYDTARGFVAAQEESLKLLESMIRAADEKEIVQLQKIEEEINENKIEGLTFLRNLGKEYPEIYNAIATREAVRNMLNYEKHTVERLLKRGRVAKGEADKMIANIESRMKQLRDAPPSFELPDAEEFMSEVSWLKEVDHKSFHKISKLFKSKMFNTNDVLLKEDKLQDGMFILVRGTIRITIKDKLIDVLGPGAAVGEVAALNNNKRAATVTAETPVTAMWISSSDLKHLVTDYPSVGEKIWEITANRYAYYLLKDIEPFNKLSEAQFKKELRDANLVSYSVNTSKDLTGGFSVLINGTAKDNEKIISAPAILSNSIFEFEAGSKVLFIVS; this is encoded by the coding sequence ATGGCAAGATTAATTTTTAGAAATATTTTTTTAGTATCATTTTTTTTAATGCTATCAACTTCATTAATCGGATCTAATGAACATGAGGTGGCTGCAAAAGATCAAAATACGGAAGTTTCAGACCATCATGTGACAAACAATGAAGCAACTCATGAAGAGCATCATACAGATACTTCTCCTTTATTTTTTATCATTATTGCTGTTATTATAGGCGCATTAACTCGATTTTTTTTTCAAAATAGCCCATTACCTTTTACAGTAGTTTTACTGCTGATTGGATTGCTATTAGGTGTGCTTGGGAGGTTTGATTACTTAAGTGTTTTTGATATTAATGGAATGACTTTTGATTTTTCATTTATGGATAGATCAATACAATGGGCTGCTAATATCGATCCTCATTTATTGTTGTATGTTTTTTTACCGATATTAATTTTTGAAGCAGCTTTTGCAATGGATGTTCACGTTTTTAAGAAAACATTTGTGAATTCAACAATAATGGCAGTTCCTGGAATTATTGTAGCAATTGTTTTAACTGCTTTTTTTGTTGTTGGCATTTATTATTTTGGATTTGGATTAGGCAAATGGAATTGGACCATAGCATTACTTTTTGGTTCTGTTGTTAGTGCAACCGATCCAGTTGCTGTTGTTTCTATCCTTAAAGAACTTGGGGCAAGTAAAAAGTTAGGAACGTTAATAGAAGGAGAGTCATTATTAAATGATGGTACAGCTATCGTAATTTTCATGGTAATTTTTGTTGGATTATCTGGAACAGTAGATTCTGATACCTCTCCAATTTTTGAATTTTTTAGAGTCGCTTTTGGTGGTGTTGCTATAGGCTGTTTAATAGGGTGGTTAATAATAAAATGGATTAAAAAGGTCTTCAACGATATGTTAGTTGAAATTACTGCAATTATTGCAGCAGCATATCTTACTTTTTTTATTGCTGAATATTTCTTTCACGTTTCAGGAGTCTTAGCATTAGTAGCTTTCGGCTTAGTAATGGCAAGTTATGGTAAAACAAAAATTAGTCCTGAGGTTCAACACTTTTTACATGAGTTTTGGGAGCTAGCAGCATTTATTGCAAATACATTAATTTTCTTAATAGTAGGTGTTGTAATTGCTGAACGAACAGTTTTTTCGTTGAATGATTTTATATTACTCTTTGCTATATATATTGGGATTTTTATTGTTAGAGCTATTGTAATAGCTATGTTTTTCCCAGCCATGAAAAAATTTGGATATGGTATAACAAAAAAAGATGCTTATGTAGTTTGGTATGGAGCATTAAGAGGAGCAATAGGATTAGCACTTGCATTAATCGTTGCTGGGTCAGATAGCATTGATAAAGAAATAAGAGATCAATTTTTGTTTTTAACTGCAGGAATAGTAACCTTAACATTATTGATAAATGCAACTACTATGAAAATGGTAGTAGAGAAACTTGGACTAACAAAATTGGCTCCAGCTAAGATTTTAGCAATGCATAATTCTAATGTTTATTTGCAACAAAGCGTAGAAAAAAATATTGAAAACCTTAAAACTGATAGGTATCTAAAAAGAGCAAATTGGAAAACAGTTAGGAATTATATGCCAGATTTTGATGCTATGGACATCCCAGACAACATACAAGAACAAAGTGTATTAGCAGAAACAAGAAGAAGAATTTTAGAAAAAGAGAAAGGTAGTTATTGGCATCAGTTTAAAGATGGGTTACTTGGAGGAGAAGCTTATAATTTATTAACTGGAGATATAAATACGATTTTGGATGAAAAAGGGGAGGTTTCTCTTTCTGATAGGGGAGATATTGAAAATTTACTTAAAACATCAAGCTTTTTGAGTAAAGCTCAAAACTATCCTATAGTTGGAGCATTTGCTAAGCAACTATTTTTTGAGAAATTGATTATTAGTTATGATACAGCAAGAGGTTTTGTCGCTGCTCAAGAAGAAAGCTTAAAGCTTCTAGAAAGTATGATTCGCGCGGCAGATGAAAAGGAAATTGTTCAATTACAAAAAATTGAAGAAGAAATAAATGAGAACAAAATAGAAGGATTAACTTTTTTAAGAAACCTAGGGAAAGAGTATCCTGAAATATACAATGCGATTGCGACAAGAGAGGCTGTTAGGAATATGTTGAATTATGAAAAGCATACTGTAGAGCGACTTTTAAAAAGAGGCCGTGTTGCTAAAGGAGAAGCAGATAAAATGATTGCAAACATAGAAAGTAGAATGAAACAGCTTCGTGATGCACCTCCATCATTTGAATTACCAGATGCTGAAGAATTTATGTCTGAGGTTTCATGGTTAAAAGAGGTTGATCATAAATCGTTTCATAAGATATCTAAGTTATTTAAAAGTAAAATGTTCAATACAAATGATGTATTATTAAAAGAAGATAAGCTACAAGATGGGATGTTTATCTTGGTTAGAGGAACAATAAGAATTACAATTAAAGATAAGTTAATAGATGTTTTAGGGCCCGGAGCAGCTGTTGGAGAAGTCGCTGCTTTAAACAACAACAAACGTGCAGCTACTGTTACTGCAGAAACACCTGTGACAGCAATGTGGATTTCATCTTCTGATTTAAAACATTTGGTAACAGATTACCCTTCTGTAGGAGAAAAAATTTGGGAGATTACAGCAAATAGATATGCTTATTATTTATTGAAGGATATTGAACCTTTTAATAAACTATCTGAAGCTCAATTTAAGAAAGAATTAAGAGATGCTAATCTCGTTTCCTATTCAGTAAATACGAGTAAGGATTTGACGGGTGGTTTTAGTGTGTTAATAAATGGAACAGCTAAGGATAATGAAAAAATAATCTCTGCTCCGGCAATTTTAAGCAATAGTATTTTTGAGTTTGAAGCCGGTTCAAAGGTTTTGTTTATTGTTAGTTGA
- a CDS encoding mechanosensitive ion channel domain-containing protein translates to MQRSIMMEKINAWINNPITQRLIFIGIGVLIILIAAQLVKKGLNNTVKSNDNKYKARKAVGLISYIFIIALVLFVYSDKLGNVGVALGVAGAGVAFALQELIITLAGWLNIVVSGNVLVGQRVKIGEIKGDIIDISIMRTTIMEVGEWVDGDLYNGCIVSVANSFVFKENVHNYSAEYPFLWDELTIPIRTESDYKKAKELFTNVLISICGDYATKSQSQWKELSNKFKVEEAQVQPMVTLKFDESWITFTLRYIVDYKKRRGTKDLIYTTLLDEIAKYDDIIMIASAAIEVTNIKVDKQN, encoded by the coding sequence ATGCAAAGATCAATTATGATGGAAAAGATTAATGCATGGATTAATAATCCAATTACTCAACGTTTAATTTTTATAGGAATAGGCGTGCTAATTATTTTAATTGCAGCGCAACTTGTAAAAAAAGGCTTAAATAACACAGTAAAGAGTAATGATAACAAATACAAGGCTCGAAAAGCGGTTGGATTAATAAGTTATATTTTTATTATTGCCTTAGTTCTGTTTGTATATAGTGATAAGCTAGGTAATGTTGGAGTCGCATTAGGTGTTGCAGGAGCTGGAGTTGCATTTGCTTTACAAGAATTAATAATAACCTTAGCAGGATGGTTGAACATTGTTGTTTCGGGTAATGTATTAGTAGGTCAGCGTGTAAAAATAGGTGAAATTAAAGGTGATATTATTGATATAAGCATAATGCGAACAACGATTATGGAAGTAGGAGAGTGGGTAGATGGCGATTTATATAACGGGTGTATAGTTTCAGTTGCAAATAGTTTTGTGTTCAAAGAAAATGTACATAATTATTCAGCTGAGTATCCATTTTTATGGGATGAATTAACTATTCCGATTCGTACTGAAAGTGATTATAAAAAAGCTAAAGAACTGTTTACAAATGTATTAATTTCTATATGTGGAGATTATGCGACGAAAAGTCAGTCACAGTGGAAAGAGTTATCAAATAAATTTAAAGTTGAAGAGGCACAAGTTCAGCCAATGGTTACTCTAAAATTTGATGAAAGCTGGATTACTTTTACCTTAAGATATATTGTAGATTACAAAAAAAGGAGAGGGACTAAAGATTTAATTTACACAACACTACTTGACGAAATTGCTAAATATGATGATATTATTATGATTGCTTCTGCAGCAATTGAGGTAACAAACATTAAGGTTGACAAACAGAATTAA
- a CDS encoding glycine--tRNA ligase, translating to MATNEDNLKQIISHSKEYGFVFQSSDIYDGLSAVYDYGQLGSELKNNIKSYWWKAMVQMHENIVGIDAAIFMHPETWKASGHVDAFNDPLIDNKDSKKRYRADVLIEEHVEKIRLKIQKDVDKGINKFGDAFDKEQFLATNPNVLRNQAKIDDINDKFKNAMNNDDLAAVKSLIEELGIACPISGSKEWTDVKQFNLMFSTEIGSVADSANKIYLRPETAQGIFVNYLNVQKTGRMKIPFGIAQIGKAFRNEIVARQFIFRMREFEQMEMQFFVRPGEEMKWYEYWKEQRIKWHKSLGMTDDYYRFHDHIKLAHYANAACDIEFNFPMGFKELEGIHSRTDFDLKQHEKHSGKKLQYFDPELNESYVPYVVETSIGLDRMFLATLSYAYCEEKLEDGSERVVLKLPAVLAPVKLAVMPLTKKDGLPEKAREILDSLKFDYYCQYDEKDSMGKRYRRQDAIGTPYCVTVDHQTLEDNTVTIRDRDTMKQERIAISELEKLLKAKFDLKQFLN from the coding sequence ATGGCAACAAATGAAGATAATTTAAAACAAATCATATCTCACTCAAAAGAGTATGGATTTGTATTTCAATCAAGTGATATTTATGATGGCCTAAGTGCTGTTTATGATTATGGGCAACTTGGAAGTGAGTTAAAAAACAATATAAAAAGCTACTGGTGGAAAGCAATGGTGCAAATGCACGAAAACATTGTAGGTATTGATGCAGCTATTTTTATGCATCCAGAAACTTGGAAAGCTTCTGGTCATGTTGATGCTTTTAACGATCCTTTAATTGACAATAAAGATTCTAAAAAAAGATACCGTGCTGATGTTTTAATTGAAGAGCATGTAGAAAAAATTCGCTTGAAAATTCAAAAAGACGTTGATAAAGGGATTAACAAGTTTGGCGATGCTTTTGACAAAGAACAATTTTTAGCTACCAATCCAAATGTTTTAAGAAATCAAGCGAAGATTGATGACATAAATGACAAGTTTAAGAATGCAATGAATAATGATGATTTAGCAGCTGTTAAATCATTAATAGAAGAATTGGGAATTGCTTGTCCTATTAGTGGTTCTAAAGAATGGACAGACGTAAAACAATTTAATTTAATGTTTAGTACAGAGATAGGTTCTGTTGCTGATTCAGCCAACAAAATTTATTTAAGACCTGAAACTGCTCAAGGTATTTTTGTAAACTATCTAAATGTTCAAAAAACAGGTAGAATGAAAATTCCTTTTGGGATTGCCCAAATAGGGAAAGCATTTAGAAATGAAATCGTTGCTCGTCAGTTTATTTTCCGTATGCGAGAATTTGAACAAATGGAAATGCAATTTTTTGTTCGCCCGGGAGAAGAGATGAAGTGGTATGAATACTGGAAAGAACAAAGAATTAAATGGCATAAATCGTTAGGAATGACCGATGATTATTATCGTTTTCATGATCATATTAAATTAGCGCATTATGCAAACGCAGCTTGCGACATTGAGTTTAACTTTCCTATGGGGTTTAAAGAACTAGAAGGAATTCACTCAAGAACAGATTTTGATTTAAAACAACACGAAAAACACTCTGGTAAAAAATTACAATATTTTGACCCAGAGCTAAACGAAAGCTACGTTCCTTATGTTGTAGAAACTTCTATTGGTTTAGATAGAATGTTTTTAGCTACATTATCTTATGCTTATTGCGAAGAAAAATTAGAAGATGGATCTGAACGTGTAGTATTAAAATTACCAGCCGTTTTAGCTCCAGTTAAATTAGCAGTAATGCCATTAACTAAAAAAGATGGATTACCTGAAAAAGCTCGTGAAATTTTAGACAGCTTAAAATTTGATTATTACTGTCAATACGATGAAAAAGACTCTATGGGGAAACGTTACAGAAGACAGGATGCTATTGGAACACCTTATTGTGTAACTGTTGACCACCAAACATTAGAAGACAACACGGTTACAATAAGAGATAGAGATACCATGAAACAAGAACGAATTGCGATAAGTGAACTCGAAAAACTCTTAAAAGCAAAATTTGATTTAAAACAGTTTTTAAACTAA
- a CDS encoding mechanosensitive ion channel family protein: MNTIKTFFSSLNFKYLDHILLVVTTIVIAFLISLILRKIAQAIITKYSERIKVDPTNYSFLKNSLSFIIFSIAVIFIFIKIPFFNSLGNALFAGAGVTAAAIGFASQKAISNIVSGIFILIFKPFRVGDTINFSTYKGVVEEITLRHTVIQDYENRRIVIPNSTISEDTIINSDITDEKIRKHLEFGISYDSNIDKAIEIIQKEAEKHPLLIDYRTSNEINNGEPIVLVRVVEHGEYAIKLKAYLWCEGNDNAFALSCDLLKSIKEEFDKNGIEIPFPYRTIVYKNDIPKHS, encoded by the coding sequence ATGAATACTATAAAAACATTTTTTTCAAGTCTAAATTTCAAATACTTAGATCATATTTTATTGGTTGTTACCACTATTGTAATTGCATTTTTAATTTCATTAATACTTAGAAAAATTGCTCAAGCAATTATTACAAAGTACTCTGAGCGAATTAAGGTTGACCCGACAAACTATTCGTTTTTAAAAAACTCTTTAAGTTTTATTATTTTCTCAATAGCTGTAATATTTATCTTTATAAAAATTCCATTCTTTAATTCGTTAGGCAATGCACTTTTTGCAGGTGCTGGTGTAACAGCTGCAGCTATAGGATTTGCTTCCCAAAAAGCCATTTCAAATATTGTTAGCGGAATATTTATTTTAATATTTAAACCATTTAGAGTTGGTGATACTATTAATTTTTCAACATATAAAGGAGTGGTTGAAGAAATCACATTAAGACATACCGTTATTCAAGATTATGAAAATAGAAGGATTGTAATTCCAAACAGTACAATAAGTGAAGACACAATTATAAATAGTGACATAACAGACGAGAAGATTAGGAAACACCTTGAATTTGGAATTAGTTATGATTCAAACATTGACAAAGCAATAGAAATTATCCAGAAAGAAGCTGAGAAACACCCTTTATTGATTGATTACAGAACATCTAACGAAATAAATAATGGAGAACCAATTGTTTTAGTTAGGGTTGTAGAACACGGAGAATATGCAATTAAGCTAAAAGCATACCTTTGGTGTGAAGGTAATGATAATGCATTTGCCCTTAGTTGTGATTTACTAAAGTCAATTAAAGAAGAATTTGATAAAAATGGTATTGAAATACCTTTCCCATATAGAACCATCGTTTATAAAAACGATATACCAAAACACTCCTAA
- the corA gene encoding magnesium/cobalt transporter CorA, with protein MKKKSHKHKLSSSKAGLPPGDLVYRGEVYTENKSVNLLSFNTKSFEKIDSDNVELILKKVNPDSFNWINLVGLHNTDVISKIGYHFNIHPLVLEDVLNTEHRPKAEESESYLFFTLKMFKKQEIDSEENDYEQVSILLGKNYIITFQEKEGDVLDTIREKLADENSKLRKNNIDYLFYRIIDSIVDSYYKMIEDLGDKIEHLEDSIYLNANSQHYKMAQDLRRELIFLRKSVYPLREAIAKMTKENSTGLISEDTQRYFTDVYDHSIHIIETIETYRDLTSGLMDLYMTSVSNKMNEIMKVLTIISTIFIPITFIAGIYGMNFKFMPELNHRWGYPIALFLMLGVVVVMLIFFKKRKWF; from the coding sequence ATGAAAAAAAAGAGTCATAAACATAAATTATCATCTTCAAAAGCAGGCTTACCTCCTGGAGATCTTGTATATAGAGGTGAAGTATATACTGAAAACAAATCAGTTAATTTATTATCGTTTAACACAAAATCATTTGAAAAAATAGATTCTGATAATGTTGAGTTAATTTTAAAAAAAGTAAATCCTGACTCTTTCAATTGGATAAATTTAGTTGGCTTACATAATACAGATGTTATAAGTAAAATAGGCTATCATTTTAATATTCACCCATTAGTTTTAGAAGATGTTTTAAATACAGAACATCGGCCTAAAGCTGAAGAATCTGAAAGTTATCTTTTCTTCACTTTAAAAATGTTTAAAAAGCAAGAAATAGATTCTGAAGAAAATGATTACGAGCAAGTAAGTATCCTACTAGGTAAAAATTACATTATTACTTTTCAAGAAAAAGAGGGAGATGTTTTAGATACAATAAGAGAGAAACTAGCAGATGAAAATTCAAAGCTTCGTAAAAACAATATCGATTACCTCTTTTATCGTATTATCGATTCAATTGTAGATAGTTATTACAAAATGATTGAAGATTTAGGTGATAAAATAGAACATCTAGAAGATTCTATTTATCTGAATGCAAATTCGCAACATTATAAGATGGCTCAAGACTTAAGAAGAGAACTTATTTTTTTAAGAAAGTCTGTTTATCCTTTGCGGGAAGCGATTGCTAAAATGACTAAAGAGAACTCTACTGGATTAATTTCTGAAGATACTCAGCGTTACTTTACGGATGTTTATGACCATAGTATTCATATTATTGAAACCATTGAAACTTATCGAGATTTAACATCGGGATTAATGGACTTATATATGACCAGTGTAAGCAATAAAATGAATGAGATTATGAAAGTATTAACTATCATCTCTACAATTTTTATTCCTATAACTTTTATAGCAGGAATATATGGTATGAACTTTAAATTCATGCCTGAACTTAACCATAGATGGGGTTATCCGATTGCACTTTTTCTAATGCTTGGAGTAGTGGTTGTGATGTTGATTTTCTTTAAAAAAAGAAAATGGTTTTAA
- a CDS encoding SPOR domain-containing protein, producing the protein MVYKIKLLFWILFLVQFSFAQDLSLENKILKSEAGIYHITTKVSGKGSGGILRLKFTIPDEYTFKLFNEPALLIDKRGNEVKFYAQFDGEIDVDINYQLTKSNNDVGEAILPVFLEYTVNEEMKKVNKEIVLSNHTFVEESVIDSVSTHLEEASIIEQDVKEEITTAAIEDLNQPEIIKEENKKEEETLAMPQGYNSSTNMGLDENTKTYSVQILSLQFFNEARFKEFLAEYKLNSNDTYKKEINGVIKIYIGKFKSYDEAKAVKQKLIEENNLTDSFVVSY; encoded by the coding sequence ATGGTGTATAAGATTAAATTACTTTTTTGGATTTTATTTTTAGTTCAATTTAGCTTTGCTCAAGATCTTTCTCTTGAAAATAAGATTTTAAAATCAGAAGCAGGAATATACCATATTACTACAAAAGTAAGTGGAAAGGGGAGTGGAGGAATTTTAAGATTAAAATTTACGATACCTGATGAATACACCTTTAAGCTTTTTAACGAACCAGCTTTATTAATTGATAAAAGAGGTAATGAGGTTAAGTTTTATGCCCAGTTCGATGGGGAAATAGATGTTGACATTAATTATCAATTAACTAAAAGCAATAATGATGTTGGCGAAGCTATTCTTCCAGTCTTTTTAGAATATACAGTAAACGAAGAAATGAAAAAAGTAAATAAAGAAATTGTACTTTCAAATCACACGTTTGTTGAAGAGTCTGTAATTGATAGTGTAAGTACACATTTAGAAGAGGCATCTATAATAGAACAAGATGTTAAAGAAGAAATAACTACCGCTGCTATAGAAGACTTAAATCAACCAGAAATTATTAAAGAAGAAAATAAGAAGGAAGAAGAAACATTGGCTATGCCTCAAGGTTATAATTCGTCAACTAATATGGGGTTAGATGAAAATACTAAAACCTATTCTGTCCAAATTTTATCATTACAATTTTTTAATGAAGCTCGATTTAAAGAGTTTTTAGCTGAATATAAACTTAATTCTAACGACACTTACAAAAAAGAGATTAATGGTGTTATAAAAATATACATTGGTAAGTTTAAAAGCTACGATGAAGCAAAGGCTGTTAAGCAAAAATTGATTGAAGAAAATAACTTAACTGATTCGTTTGTTGTTAGCTATTAA
- a CDS encoding DUF4249 domain-containing protein, whose amino-acid sequence MNKMIKYIQVSFLLALTITFFSCEKVVELDLDDAQQMIVVEGIVHDSLGDNFVLLSKSKSFNDNQGQFEKISGASVIISDNAGNNFTLSEVEPGRYQNTLLEGVSGRKYFLNVTVDGKIFTSESILSTKIELDSLSYEEVNNPFGGDEGDILQYRVFTHFRDPENIENFYRLKVFNGEKQEKGFLSLDNNFIDGDDVDFPIFISEFEEGDTATVQLLSVDEINYRYFNAIESSQNGEVPGNPESNVVGENVVGYFGAYAKSQKSIIITPL is encoded by the coding sequence ATGAATAAGATGATAAAATATATACAGGTAAGTTTTTTATTAGCTTTAACTATAACTTTTTTCTCATGTGAAAAAGTAGTGGAACTTGATTTAGATGATGCTCAACAAATGATTGTTGTTGAAGGTATCGTTCACGATAGTTTAGGAGATAATTTTGTTCTTTTATCTAAATCTAAATCTTTCAATGATAATCAAGGTCAGTTTGAAAAAATATCAGGTGCTTCAGTAATAATTTCAGATAATGCTGGAAATAATTTTACTTTATCAGAAGTTGAGCCAGGTCGTTATCAAAACACATTGTTAGAAGGAGTCTCAGGTAGAAAATATTTTTTAAATGTAACGGTTGATGGTAAAATCTTCACATCAGAATCTATTCTGTCAACTAAAATAGAATTAGACTCGTTGTCTTATGAAGAGGTGAATAATCCTTTTGGTGGTGATGAAGGAGACATTTTACAATATAGAGTCTTTACTCATTTTAGAGACCCTGAGAATATTGAAAATTTTTATCGATTAAAAGTGTTTAATGGAGAAAAACAAGAGAAAGGATTTTTGTCTTTAGATAATAATTTTATTGATGGAGATGATGTTGACTTTCCTATTTTTATCTCAGAATTTGAAGAAGGAGATACCGCAACAGTCCAACTTTTATCTGTTGATGAAATTAACTATAGATACTTTAATGCTATAGAATCCTCTCAAAATGGAGAAGTACCTGGAAATCCAGAATCTAATGTCGTGGGTGAAAATGTAGTTGGATATTTTGGTGCGTATGCAAAAAGCCAAAAATCAATTATAATCACCCCTTTATAA